The Anastrepha ludens isolate Willacy chromosome 2, idAnaLude1.1, whole genome shotgun sequence DNA window TTTATGATAGCTTTTATGATGttttcaaaaacagtttttcaggGTTTACTTAAAACATTACTATcaaaagcctgttttttccGAACAGTTTTTCGTTGTAGTTCGCAGTTGTGCAGTGTAGTAGTAtagtagtatttattgcaaataagagtaaaatacaaaatttgaaatttacttattgtaatattaagaaaaaaataaatatttacaataatttaacgacAATGGCATGAGCCGTCGgtcgatttatttttcgtaCAAAACCATTATTCGGTTTACGGGTTTTAAAACCAGTTAAACCCTTTTATTAAGTAGTCTCTATATCTAGAGGCATATTTAATGAAACGCAAAAGTTTATCCCaatgatcattttcccccattGCGAATCTCAATCAGTTGTGAAtcatttaaggtaaattttccgaaaaaagctTTTCTGTATTCTCTTAATATTGGGCAGCGCACCAGGAAATGTGCTATGTTTTCTAGCTCGCCTAAATTACACATTGAGCAAGTTTTATTTGCTGTGTCAAATCTGTTGTTATTTAAAACTACCATGCCACTTCTAGCCCTCATTATTCACATGATTGATtctatatcatatttttttaaataaaccagaCCTTTTGACCAATATAATTCCTTATATATCCTACTAGTACTTACGGCTTTTTGGATGTACATATTCATCCTAGCCTGGTTGTGGtttgttaaaagcaattttgcatCTTCTAACCAGCTTCCTGATTATATGTTATCTGTTCGCCAAATGACATCGTTTTTACTAAACAAGTTCTTTAGATCTCTAATCCAgaagacttctttctttataacaattttggacAGATAATGTGGCAGCcgattttctgaatatataaacaaaatccTGTGCATATATTTAAGGAACCGTTCTAAAGTGAACAAATGATTTTCTTGCATGTCGGTTTCCaagaaaagtatgtatgtaggcatatgTGATGGTAGCTTCAGAATTCGCTTTGATATCATCTGCATACAGTAGAAGTCTAATATTTTTCCCTTCTATGTTTAATCCTCCTTCTAAGCTTCCATGTAAGTCGTTTATGTAAAGAGCAAATAGTATTGGCGACAATAAGCATCCCTGTTTGACGCCTGAGTTTGTTTTGAATGTATCTGAAATTTCTGAGCCATTCCATACAACTGTCTTTGTATCGCTGTATATATTCTCTATGAACTTCACTAGTTTCGTTGCAAGCCCAATATGGTGCAGCTTACAGGTATATATCAAGGCATTTCTTGATACTCTATCAAATGCCGCTTTAATCTCGACAAAATACGCGTAAACTTTCTACTTTTCTTCgaattttaaatgaacaatagCGGCTAAATTGAAGATATTGTCGACTGTGGAGTAATTCTTTCTGAAGCCGGCTTGATACTCGTTTAAGGTTTATCTTTCGTTAATTATGCCCATCATAACTTTAGCAATGCAGTTCATGAATGAAATTCCTCTGTAGTTTACTACCAGGGCAGGATCCCCGTTTTTGAAGATAGCAAAAACTACGCTGGTTCTAAAAGCCTCGTCTACTTTGCATTTTTCGTAAAGATTTGTGTAAGCACTTGCCATAACCGTAATGAAAGTATCGGGAGCATTTTTTAAGAACTCGTAAGGAATTCTATCAATCTCTGGAACTTTGTTTAGTTTAACTTTGTTTAGCGCAGATCTAACTTCATCTGGTGAAAAAACTGCCTCAAGCAGATCGTCAGTTATgtgcataaaaaattttcttgtcatTAGCAGTAGGGCCCATTCTTCTCTGTTCCTTTTACAcacttctttaaaatatttatttgcttttaagtATAACCCCTTATTTGTATCATTATAGCTTTCTCTAAGGACACTTAAACTTTGAAATGACGAGAATCTTGCTTCTTCACATTCTTTGTTAAACTACTCATTCTTGCCTCACCTTTTTGATTTCCTCCGGTACCTTATCGACGACTGTCCTATTGCTTCTTGGAGATCTTGAATATTAATATCTTTTACTCTACTTATAATTCCTATATTCTTATTTAAGTTTTCTTGATATTTCTCCATTTTTTGGATATTCCAATTCAACTTTGGTAATAAccaacattttgacattttgcaAGCTCTTCCACCCAACTGCAATTGTGCAGTAGCTTTAACGCGAGGAAacttgtgtgtgcgtgtgctcgCACGTTGTTGGTAGTTTATTGGTGGTTTCAActaatacttatatattaacTTGCATGAGCACCTGCATAAATATACATTTCGGTCTAATTAAATGCATTTAGCACCAGACATAATTTAATGAATCCATGTAATACAGGCCTCTGGCAAAACTTTAATCCAATTTTCTCACTAAAATTATGCTTGCATTTTTATTCCTCAGCATATCTAATTACTGTTGTAGTCCGACATCAAATCCTGTTAGTCAATCTAATTTTCATCATTACACAAATTTTCGTGTAATTAAAAACGTGGCAatgcattaataaaataatgattAACTTCACGCACAATTCACCGTTATGTGGCTGTCAAGAGAAGTGCATACATTAGCGATAACACAAAATATATAGCGCAATCGAAAATACActcacgcacacacgcacacgcatgAGTGACCTTAATAAGACACAGCTAACAGTAAATTGTATATTACTGCAAAGTCCATTATGCGCCGGACTGAGCGGGGGGTGCAATTGTTTATGCATGAGCCATTAtttgtgtgcttgtgtgtgagtgtgtgcgtgcGTAGAAATTGCATAATGAccatatatttgcatataagcATGCAGTGGAGCCCTTAGGCAAATACATACCAACATAAATACcaccatacacacacatacaagatCCATATTTCGTGGAAACCGAGTGCCTGTGCGTtgcattaataatttattactgttgaattctgctgcatatgATTTAAGCTTCATtgtgcacacgcacacacttacAAGAATATTtcgtacatacacatgcatacatacaaatgtgcatGCTTGCGTAAGTAAACTAATTGCAAATTTCGCATTATTTGTGTTTGCATTTGTGCTTATGCGTGttggtgtgtatgtgtgtgtgctaaTCTGCTGGGGACATACCGAAATTTTGCGCAAATTATTTGTATGAATCCTCTTGCAATGAATGTAAACTAGTAGAACGCCTTGCGCCTTAATTTATGCAACAAAACAAATGTCATATGACAAGCAATGGACACAACGCTAAGTCCACTTGGCGTTTGGCATTCGACTTTAAGCTTTTGACATTTTTGCCTAATGCAGATATGGCAAGTATAGATATATACAGCATCCCACTTAGCGGTTCTTTCGAGTGAATATCGCCTAATAAGCCAGAACTAAATGAACccaaatttattgtttattgtgTAACATTTTAATGTGTCAGAGAGGCTGTTGCAGCAGAAGAACGTATGcagatttatttcttttcatattCCATGGCTACCCATTCGAAAACAGAGAAGGAGATAAGCGTTACAATATAATTCTTCTTTGGAAACCAATAGCACACTTTTTATCTGCTTGGGTTCACTGGTAGTGCATTAGCCAATTGTTGCAGTTATGGCAATTCAAAAGTAAAATAGCATAAATAATTGACgtttacacttctgttaggtgtttgaccgagcccctgctcctatttgtggcgtacgccttgatgttgttccacaaatcgagggATATACAGTTTAGAGCCGACTcggaacggcagatgatttttatgcggagctttttcatgacagaaatacatccgaattttattattgcttagaaaaaacttgttcattGATGACCGTTtcgatgtttcatgcacggagctTCAAACCTTCGCACTACCAAAGTCGCGCACCAACTTACTTGGCTACGGCGGTAATTAAGTTACGAAATTTGgccaataaaacgcaaaaaataaagttatgcaCAAAAGTGTATTATAAACCCTTACAATAGTGCCTCTTTaaatacgagggttgccttttatattttgtgtcCAATAATGAAAGcgtagtaaaataataatgaaatggcatttgtttgtttgttttcaaaacaGATATTCCTATTTGCAGTCAATAGACTTTTGCAAGCTCTTGAACcacttttaaaaacacttttttcaactAGAAAGAGATAACTCCTAAACAATCTGTTTAATGGCTTCAACAGATTCCTTCTCAAACACGTTGatttcgcattttatttttaatgttcagAAACAGAAAGGATTCATTAGGTGCCAGATCAGGGCTGTAAGACGAATGATCTATTAATACGTTCTTTTGAGTATTCAAAAATTCTGTTGAGTGAGCCGATACTTGAGAGCTCGAATTGTCTTGGATGCGAGGAAGGATGGCTTGTCCTCAGCGGTTAGATTTCCTTAATTCTGCGAAAAtctctggcaaacaaatggttgtgtaccactaagaatttactgttttaagtttctctagtaATAGATTTGCGTCATGACCAGCTTTTCCAGTTTTTCCCGAAAACCACCGCCCATTTGCATTGAGGTGTTTCTTCCGCGAACAACATTTGTTGGATTAATCTCGTCTTAGAACACTCGTATTGTCGATTGCTGCATTGTTTCCAGTTCATATGCATATATCCAAGATtcgtcacctgttatgatgtgATAGCTGTACTTTAAATCATGGCGTCTTCTTGCGTCTCTACGTAAAGTAGAACGTCATTGCGAGTTAATGACTCAAGTGTGTGTGGTTGTCGTCGGCCCGTCGATTTCGGTCAGCCTCCACTGGTCTGCTGCTAATGATGATGCTGGGCTTGGTGCTGCTACTATTGATTGTCGACGAGCCTTGTTCTCCCAATCGATATAGTGGAGACGCATTACGATTTTTGCAGTGAAAGCTCGAAATGATTCCCTCTTCCCGTCGGTGAGGTTGTTTAAGGCTATTGAATGCTCAAAAACCCTTTCTAGTGCATCTCTTTCTTCATTGAACCGGTCACACTACAAAATTACAAGCTCCGCAGTCTCCATCATGTTGGAGCAATCTGAACAGAAAGGGGAGTCTTCCAGCTAAGTATTTTTGGAAACACCCATGTTCGCTCAGCAATTGGGTGAGGTGATAGTCTACGTCTCCGTGTTTTCTTCAGCGATGCATGGAATTAGTTTATATGTCCAGCGCCCGTTTTGAGACAGCTCCCAATGCTGCTGCCATCGTGTAATTGTCAGCGCCCGTTCTGAGGTTTTTAGTCGAACCCTTTGCCAGCAGATCGAAAGGAGGCTTTCCTGCAATGACACATATTGCGTCGTCTAATACGTCTTTCTATAAGTTCACGCTACCCACAGCGCGCTTCACCTGGGTGTTTGTGTGACCTCCTGAAACATAGTAGTTTTGGCCGCTGCCCAGATAGGTCCCGCTTACAAGATGATAGAATCAACAACCGTTGACAATAGGCGCCTTCGATTGCCTTGGGGCTATCCTATCCTCCTCCTATATTAGGGAGAATTCGTGCTAAAGCACCATTGATGCTTTGAAACGCTCTGTGATGGAGTCCCTTTCAACAGGCAGGACGAAAAGAAGGCAGACCACGAGCTACCTGGCGCCGTTCAACGGAGGCAGAAATGTGTTGTTAGAATAAGTATAAAACTTGAAATGAACATGGAACCCTTGCACAAAACAATGTTCGATGGCGAAGAGGTGTGGTTGACGCCCCATGCTCCAACTAGGAGTTAGATCagcttatataaatatatttggaagATCTCACAGCGGGTGCTATTGAGAAAGTTGAAACCGATTTGAATGTGTCTAAGTGCCTTAATGCCGTCAGGCAGTGAATCACTGTAGGATTCTCCACACTGACAAAActaattctgaaattttgaagCGAAATGGTGTGTGAGCAAAAACAAACTCAATATGAGCACATTTCTAATTGCTTGATGTGCTTTTGGGGGTATATCAAACTAGCCGAACCATTAAATTTTTACACTCCACACCACACTATGGAATAAATACTTTAGCTTTGCAATATgcaacagaaacaaaaacaaagtacacttaaatatacttaaatagcaaaataaaatatatggaaatatGGAAAGAAACTAATATCCCATTATTTGcatacttttatattttaattttttcacatccTTTTTTCTCTTGTTCCAATCCACAGGTCCGCCATATGTACGCGCCATTGGCCCCATAAAAGCTGTCGCCGGCGAAGACATAATTGTGCATTGTCCATTTTCCGGTTATCCAATCGAACAAATTAGATGGGAGAAAGGACGTCAGGAATTGACATCAAGTAAGACAAATTGCCATTGTACGTGCACAATTCCGTGTCGTACATCCATAAAAAACATTGCGAAATTCCAGAAATACGAGCAATTCCAAAGCGCAATCACACAATGCTCCAAATGCAATAGCAAATGTGATGGAGTGCGGGAGGGGTAAACGAAGCAAAACATTAAAGCGGTACAATAACGCATTAACGCTGCTGGATTTGTTCCTCTTTGTTTGCTCACTGCTTCACTCCGCTCTCCACCACTCTCCACACAGCTGTGCTTTTGTTAGTTTGGCATTTAGGTGCGATAACATTTTCCCATGCGATTGGTTCAGCATCCGTTGCCATAACTTTATGTCCACTTCagtagtttgtttttgttttaattccacTTTATTTGTCAGCTGGATTTTAGCACGAACTATTTATATTCCTCACACACATACAATCATATATTTGTTGGTTCTGTTGCTTTACCTTTACTCTATCGCGCTGTACtcttatatgtatgtctgtatgtatcgTTATCACATTTTCTATTTGCAGATTCGCATTACTCGTTGCCGCCAGTACTGCAGGGCGGCTATCTTGTCATCAAGAATGTCGAACCGACCCGGGATCAGGGCATGTACACGTGCATTGTGCGGAGTCGGGCTGGCGAAGAGGCTCGTCGTGATATGCAGTTGAATGTGAATAGTAAGTAAATACATAGCCGTGCATAGTAGTAGTGGTGGGAGGTTAGGCTTATGCTAGGGAATGTGATGCAAATCGTGATTTATGCTTTTTCAGTCCAAGTAAACTGGCGTACCGTGCGAGGCACTTCAGTGCGTAATGCAaagtagaaaaaagtttgaaaaagtttttgtttttttaattgcattgtgAAACAGGTGGCATTTTGTTTGaagatcaaataaaaataaaactctcGTGCATTGGTAACACTAGTTTAcagcaaaagaagaagaaaacaaataataaccAGACCTTGTAAGCGTCGTAGTGCTTTTACTTaagtcttttattaaaaaaaagcaataattatatcgataagttaatcaattattgtaaatattcgcCATTGCTGTTTCAAATCTCtccccacctctcgaccaatttgctgATGCCGTTCCGCAAAAAATCGCGTGGTCTGCTGTCAAAGAAGttattgagccagtttttaaggaagTTTTTAAGGAAATCTTTCTTATCGAAGGTATGGTGTGACAGGGAGCGAAAAAGTTGGGAATAAGTTGGTGCAAGGTCTGGAGGTCGGGTCGGTTTGACCATGTTCATCTGGTCTTTTcggtcgaatagcctcattcacacgGTGTAGTTGAGCAATGAGTATTTCCCAGTACTCCataccctcccagtcccaccaaacatatATCATGACCTCCTTTGGCTGAAGAATTCGAATTCAGAAAGCACGTCCCGCAGCCATTGACGTCAAAgtcaccatttttgaactttgcaaaccatttccgtgttCTAGACTTatctatgacaccttctccatacactcCGTAAATATCCCGGGCTGCTtcgacctcgatgaaaagcaatcAAGAGCAGgtatcgaaaatgttgattttttcctCCTGGGTATatcatttctaagcctcaaaactaataaaaaattcaagaactcaaaaatgcaatcaagagagttttgtagagcagaaagagttctatctaATGAGTACTTACCCTTCGCCAAGCaggaaacaaatcgttgtaaagtaaaataaaatataaaaacgctatgaacttattctccAACCAATATTAATTAGGCACGCTGAGtacatttgcaaaaatgtttaagtcgtctacatttatttgtgaatgataTACCAGCTGATTTCGTAACATCATGTTGTGTAATGTACGCAGGTCACCTAAAGAATGGGAATGTCAGTGTACATATTTCTTTCATCGTCTGTCAAGTGAAAATTGATTATGGTATCTTTACAGATTAAGACCGCTACtctcattaaaatttatgaagaGAAAGATGAATTTCGGGACCTTTCCacaatcaaaatttttcaagtgGGATTATATCTATCCTCGCTCCACTTAAATGTAGGGAAGGTCCATCAATGCTTTACTAGGTATGCCATCCACTCTATTTAATTGTTTGCCTATTTCAAGAAGTCAAGAAAACGTCATTTCAGACTCACTGCTGAAACTTAAGAGCAACGGAAATATatattactagcaaacccggcccccttcgctgggcacactaaaatagaatagatatggtttagaacagaaaatatatggttttcatattatttatttatttattctttattcaagcgctttggcataaacaatattttttgtttttctatttgttttgagtaaatataaaatataaattgaaaatcaggaaaaaagaagattgtttttaaatttcaaatcaacgcatatgaataaacaatcgtcttttttcctgatcatccatttttcctttcaatttatatgttttattacgcattggagcttttttaaccattatccatttatatttttcaaaaaaaaaaaaaacgaaaaaaattgttttttccacgaacacataatttcatttggatttcacattaaattctcaaatttcgtaagaaattattcactgttccaaaatccactccaaaaaaattcacaaccaATTtgtacatgttgcacttacgttttttccttatggcatccaaatcagaaagaaatattgatacattgtaactcacactgtcaatttgacagttcagttccgccccaagcgttaaaaaagtaagcgacattatggctggctcaaaagaacgctgtacccgttgccactgctccgaattacatccaaactttacgaaacccattttcaatacttacttaacaatgtgcataagtttggtttaattcggtgcaaagacacggcgggtccacgtttggcatatatttcgagaccctagacatcaataggtatgaaaattaccccgtattaaagcacttatcaacagctttcatttgatacccatattgtacatacacaagcaaaggttacccgggtccacgttttgacctatatctcgagaccccagtcacggaacggcatgaaaaatactctgtactaaagcattcaccaacagcttccatttgatacccatattgtacatacacgtccgaaggttacccggggccacgttttgacctatatctcgagaccctatctaccaataggtattcaaactatacggaaatcatcttcaatacctacttaacaatgtgtgtaagtttggtttaattcggttcaaagacacggcgggtccacgttttggcatatatttcgagaccctagtcatcaataggtatgaaaattaccccgtattaaagcacttatcaacagctttcatttgatacccaaattgtacatacacaaccaaaggttacccgggtccacgttttgacctatatcttgagacccctgtcacggagcggcatgaaaaatactctgtactaaagcattcaccaacagcttcaatttgatacccatattgtacatacacatccgaaggttacccgggtccacgttttgacctatatctcgagccctatccaccaataggtatccaaactatacggaaaccatcttcaatatcttcttaacaatgtgtgtaagtttggtttaattcggtgcagacacggccggttagcgaacacacacaaaaagttgactttattttatatataagatttttttcagtttgtgtccgaaaaatccaaatatcttacggaatcctattttttccaaaataaaatgtaatccatgttactcttggataatgtagttttcgaatggtgaaagaatttttaaaatcggtccagtagtttttgagcctattcgttacaaacaaacaaacaaacaaagttttcctctttataatattagtatagataattaaaaaaaacggatgtagggtatttctacctgaaacacatatggtccatgagcgtagagggacatttttgcttctgcacgttcatgaaacacatgtggtttatatatcccctgacgcacatatggctcaggaacgtatcagtgcttatcaggcgcacgtttcctgaaccatatgtggctcagcagacagggaacgtgttaattatgtgggaattactaatatagaacgtgaaaatagcgttttatttcgctgtaaaattgtatgtgcatataattacatggaattcagtacatacatagatacatatgtacatacgtccgaaatgaaataatgcgagcgattcgtaaatacatacatacatacgtcaccatacgatgtaattcaacattgatgaggtgtggtgagattatcgcttaacgcctgttgcttcattcggttgacagcgaacaaacacacaaacagctttttttggaaaaagagctgcttttgtttaaacaattttggttaaataacaaataaatcaattattttttttgatgcagaacgaaagtaaatatttcaaagttaaacttcaagaaagtttcattttaattgcttgattcgtttatgatttatggccgtgaaaacaaaaaaattatgtttttttgccacattttgaccgattgccacgccccctttatatatttcttcacattatatagatataaaccttcctcttcaatcaatctatctttaaaaaaaaccgcatcaaaatccgttgcgtagttttaaagatttaagcgattacgtggacatagggacagaaaaagcggctttgttttataatatgtagtgatacagTGGAGTCTGGATATAGTGAACTAATTTCTCCAAGGCCTGTTCACAGTATCCAGGTTGTTCACTATATTaaggttgacatttttttttgttttaacttggTTTATTAGctttaaattcaggttttttatataaacaaaacagATTATTTGTATAAagtaatatttggaaaaatacatacatattattgaaagaatttACGAATAGATGTTTGCTGTttgtgttcggaaattgactttTGGACCGCTTTTTCGCGTAGACTTTTCAGTACTAGTATGCCAGCATAGTCAGTGGTGTTAGCTTCAGCCCATGCGATAGCTATATCGAAGCTTTTAATGGCTTCAGTAGCTTTTATTGAATTTCCGATCTGTCCTTCGCCTTGGCTGTCACTACCAGATTCTTCAGTATCCATGGCATAATTATCTAAATCAATTTCTTCGTCAACTTGGATTGAATTCCACTTCTCAATATCTTGTTCAGTGTAGGTTTCCTAAAACAAATAATGTTCACATACAAACTTAATTAACAGGTGCTTGTCAAGAGGGTGAATAAAATTACCTCCGGTAATACAATTTGCAGCAGACCCTGTATATCATGAACTTCTTCACATTTTTcctgcaatattttttcacgAAGTAAGCTCAATGGAATATCATCGTCTTCATCCTCGCTTTCATTTGCTTCTGTAGTATTTAAGCATTCTAATAAAGGCTTCCAACATTTTACTATTACATTTGCCTGCAGCTGATTCCAAGCAagcattaaaaatgatacagcTTCCTTTAAAGTTAAATGTTTAAGAAATTGTGTGATGTCATCCTTTCCTACAGCTAAAAGCAGGAGATGCTTTTTGTAATACAACTTAATTAAGCGAATCACATTTTGATCCATAGGCTGAATTAAAGGCGTTACATTTGGAGGCATATAAATCGCGAATATGGATCCATCAGCAGTTTTAAGTTCATCTTCTGGTGGATGGCAAGGGGCGTTATCAAGCAAAAGGATAGCTTTGGCTGGTAATCCTTTTTGTAGTAAATACTTTTGAACCTAATATAGATTAAAAACGAATAAATACTCTGCAAAAATGTCAAGAGTTGcattataaatgtatgtacctGAGGGACGAAGCAATGGTGAAACCATTCTCTGAAAATGTTGGCGGTCATCCATGCATTCTTAGAGTTCCGATAGTCTACCGGGATGTCATAAGCCTTAAAGGTGCGCGGCTTCTTGGCATGCCCAATTATTAACGGTTTGACTTTATGCTGACCAGTTGCATTTGTACATGCAAGAAAAGTAATTCTGGCCTTTTCTGCTTTTCTCCCCGGAGCTGTTTTTTCTGTTTGGCTGACATACGTTCTATCAGGAAGCATTTTCCAAAACAAGCCGGTCTCGTCTGCGTTATATACTTGGTCCTCGCAAAGCTTCAATTCGTAAATAATGtttctgagtttttttttaacagtttatGCTTGCCGTTGCGTTTAAAGCTTTGTTCACTATTTCGAGTTGTCGATAGTTCACTATTTAGAGTACTCAATGTAAATTTCTAGGTGTTCACTATATCGAGGTGTTCATTATACCGGGGGTTCCTTATACCCAGACTCCActgtatataattaaattaccAACATATGTACATCTAACTAACTAAAAGACAGAATTCAGTAGTATagaaaattaatcaatttgGAACTGAGAAAACTAGGAAGTAAGACTGGGAGATCTCATTGAAATCACGAAAAGGAAGAAAATTCATACTTTGAAGCAGAAATGGGCAATATGATTGTGATAAGATAAAAGGTTTGGTTC harbors:
- the LOC128855193 gene encoding jerky protein homolog-like, producing MLPDRTYVSQTEKTAPGRKAEKARITFLACTNATGQHKVKPLIIGHAKKPRTFKAYDIPVDYRNSKNAWMTANIFREWFHHCFVPQVQKYLLQKGLPAKAILLLDNAPCHPPEDELKTADGSIFAIYMPPNVTPLIQPMDQNVIRLIKLYYKKHLLLLAVGKDDITQFLKHLTLKEAVSFLMLAWNQLQANVIVKCWKPLLECLNTTEANESEDEDDDIPLSLLREKILQEKCEEVHDIQGLLQIVLPEETYTEQDIEKWNSIQVDEEIDLDNYAMDTEESGSDSQGEGQIGNSIKATEAIKSFDIAIAWAEANTTDYAGILVLKSLREKAVQKSISEHKQQTSIRKFFQ